The following proteins are encoded in a genomic region of Chelmon rostratus isolate fCheRos1 chromosome 3, fCheRos1.pri, whole genome shotgun sequence:
- the cdk2ap2 gene encoding cyclin-dependent kinase 2-associated protein 2: MSYKPIAPAPSGSNHTPPGSSVPSPSLPSSSNFRPAFSDFGPPSMGFVQPVKVSQGSTYSELLSVIEEMSREIRPTYAGSKSAMERLKRGIIHARALVRECLAETERSART, translated from the exons ATGAGTTACAAGCCCATTGCTCCTGCGCCATCTGGCTCCAACCACACACCTCCAG GCTCTTCTGTGccttctccatctctgccctCGTCATCCAACTTCAGGCCGGCTTTCAGTGACTTTGGCCCACCCTCCATGGGCTTTGTTCAG CCAGTCAAAGTGTCTCAAGGATCCACCTACAgtgagctgctgtctgtcattgaGGAGATGAGCCGTGAGATCAGGCCTACGTACGCCGGGAGCAAGAGTGCCATGGAGAGGCTAAAGAGAG GTATAATCCATGCCCGTGCACTGGTCAGGGAGTGTCTtgcagagacggagagaagcGCCCGCACATAA
- the gpr83 gene encoding probable G-protein coupled receptor 83, which produces MRAVCVWLPAVLWMGSPDRPAAAAGHTLNDSSPVKEGIFSDAEHLLNVSGRSDNRTSGFFLLDFDEGMLEDWRSLASKKRRGGESQDGSVKALLVAAYSLIIVISLFGNTLVCHVVVKNKRTQSATSLFIMNLAVADIFITVLNTPFTLVRFVNSTWVFGRIMCHISRFVQYCSLHVSTLTLTAIALDRRQVILHPLRPRMSPTQGGVWVAVIWIMASCFSLPHAIYQKLLTFTYSKEKERRLCVPDFPEPSDVYWQYIDLLTFILLYMLPLLIITASYTTVACRLWRHNAIGDTTTAQHAAHRRKRRRTLAMLLLVVGVFAVCWFPLNCYVVLLSSQAIHSSNALYFCFHWLAMSSTCYNPFIYCCLNPTFRQELRLLFDICRRKRRAAVGLEPELLPAAACAPRHRVAWPDKHESSRPKHALSHPGHAFSQQSQASCSHNVKDTRVLFTARQALTGRTDILSVEPIVAVS; this is translated from the exons ATGAGAGCTGTGTGCGTCTGGTTACCTGCGGTGCTGTGGATGGGCAGCCCTGACAGACCAGCCGCAGCAGCGGGACACACGCTCAACGACTCCTCACCTGTGAAAGAGGGGATATTTTCTGACGCGGAGCATTTGTTGAACGTTTCGGGGAGGTCGGATAACCGGACGTCTGGCTTTTTCCTCCTGGACTTCGACGAGGGGATGCTGGAGGACTGGCGCTCGCTGGCCAGCAAGAAGCGGCGCGGCGGGGAGTCGCAGGACGGGAGCGTGAAGGCGCTGCTGGTGGCCGCTTACTCTCTCATCATCGTCATCTCCCTGTTCGGGAACACTCTGGTGTGCCATGTGGTGGTGAAAAACAAGCGCACCCAGTCCGCCACCAGCTTGTTCATTATGAACCTCGCGGTGGCCGATATCTTCATCACTGTGCTCAACACGCCCTTCACCCTG GTCCGGTTCGTGAACAGCACCTGGGTGTTCGGGAGGATAATGTGCCACATCAGTCGCTTTGTGCAGTACTGCTCCCTGCACGTCTCCACCCTCACTCTCACCGCCATCGCGCTGGACCGCCGACAG gtgattttacaTCCTTTGAGACCTCGCATGTCCCCCACACAAGGTGGTGTTTGGGTCGCTGTTATCTGGATAATGGCCAGCTGCTTCTCCCTCCCTCATGCAATCTACCAAAAACTCCTGACTTTTACATACAG TAAGGAAAAGGAGCGTAGACTGTGTGTCCCAGACTTCCCAGAGCCATCAGATGTCTACTGGCAGTATATTGACCTCCTGACCTTCATATTACTTTACATGCTGCCGCTCCTCATCATCACTGCCTCCTACACCACAGTGGCCTGCAGGCTGTGGCGCCACAACGCCATCGGTGACACCACAACAGCTCAGCACGCCGCCCACAGAAGAAAGCGCCGGCGAACGTTGGCCATGTTGCTCCTGGTGGTCGGGgtgtttgctgtctgctggttcCCACTCAACTGCTACGTGGTGCTGCTGTCCAGCCAGGCCATCCACTCCTCCAACGCCCTTTACTTCTGCTTTCACTGGCTGGCTATGAGCTCCACCTGCTACAACCCCTTCATCTACTGCTGTCTGAATCCCACCTTCCGCCAGGAGCTGAGGCTCCTCTTCGACATATGCAGGAGGAAACGGAGGGCGGCGGTCGGCCTGGAGCCAGAGCTCCTCCCCGCGGCTGCCTGCGCTCCTCGTCACAGGGTCGCCTGGCCCGATAAACATGAGTCCTCGCGGCCGAAGCATGCTTTGTCCCACCCGGGCCACgccttttcacagcagagccAGGCCTCTTGCAGCCACAACGTAAAAGACACGCGTGTGCTCTTCACCGCCAGGCAGGCCCTCACAGGAAGAACTGACATCCTCTCAGTGGAGCCCATCGTGGCTGTGAGCTGA